In a genomic window of Scyliorhinus torazame isolate Kashiwa2021f chromosome 5, sScyTor2.1, whole genome shotgun sequence:
- the LOC140419797 gene encoding uncharacterized protein isoform X1: protein MRLYTSRRLGNADQRAEDEGRKPGLHIASFRLIHQDAKTIGNMEGESSIHSTDKPYVCSTCGLGFQQSADLGRHKCNRNRERPCKCGDCGKGYSHPSELEIHRRSHTGERPFTCSVCGKGFAQFCHLLTHQRIHTGERPYTCSDCGKGFTQSSTLLRHQRVHTGAKPFPCCMCGKAFTQSSHLQIHRRVHTGERPFTCSVCEKGFTESSQLLKHERVHTGERPFACSECGKAFTRPSNLLTHKRVHTGERPFTCPQCEKEFADPSALLSHRRVHTGERPFTCSECGKGFTQSSHLLSHKRVHTGERPFTCSECGKRFTQSSALLTHQRTHTKEKPFACSECGKGFNRSSNLVRHQRVHT from the coding sequence GCAGGAAGCCCGGACTACACATTGCGTCATTCCGACTGATTCATCAGGACGCAAAGACCATCGGCAACATGGAAGGGGAGAGCAGCATCCACAGCACGGACAAACCGTACGTTTGTTCCACGTGTGGACTAGGGTTCCAGCAATCGGCCGACCTGGGAAGACACAAGTGTAACCGAAACAGGGAGAGGCCGtgtaaatgtggggactgtgggaaggggtaCAGTCACCCCTctgagctggaaattcatcggcgcagtcacaccggggagaggccgttcacctgctccgtgtgcgggAAGGGATTTGCGCAGTTTTGCCACCTACTGacccaccagcggattcacaccggggagaggccgtacacctgctccgactgtgggaagggattcactcagtcatccacgctGCTGaggcaccaacgggttcacacaggAGCAAAGCCCTTCCCCTGCTGcatgtgtgggaaggcattcacacagtcatcccacctgcagatacaCCGCCGtgtccacaccggggagaggccgttcacctgctccgtgtgcgagaagggattcactgagtcgtcACAACTGCTGAAACACGAACGCgtgcacaccggggagaggcccttcgcctgctccgagtgtgggaaggcattcactcggccctccaacctgctgacacacaagCGCgtgcacaccggggagaggccgttcacctgcccccaGTGCGAGAAAGAATTCGCTGACCCATCGGCACTGCTGAGTCACCGGCGtgtccacaccggggagaggccgttcacctgctccgagtgtgggaagggattcacgcagTCGTCCCACCTGCTGAGCCACaagcgggttcacaccggggagaggccgttcacctgctccgagtgtgggaagcgattcacgcAATCGTCAGCACTGCTGACCCACCAGCGAACCCATACCAAGGAGAAGCCCttcgcctgctccgagtgtgggaagggcttTAATCGATCATCCAACCtggtgagacaccagcgagttcacacgtga
- the LOC140419797 gene encoding uncharacterized protein isoform X2, which produces MEGESSIHSTDKPYVCSTCGLGFQQSADLGRHKCNRNRERPCKCGDCGKGYSHPSELEIHRRSHTGERPFTCSVCGKGFAQFCHLLTHQRIHTGERPYTCSDCGKGFTQSSTLLRHQRVHTGAKPFPCCMCGKAFTQSSHLQIHRRVHTGERPFTCSVCEKGFTESSQLLKHERVHTGERPFACSECGKAFTRPSNLLTHKRVHTGERPFTCPQCEKEFADPSALLSHRRVHTGERPFTCSECGKGFTQSSHLLSHKRVHTGERPFTCSECGKRFTQSSALLTHQRTHTKEKPFACSECGKGFNRSSNLVRHQRVHT; this is translated from the coding sequence ATGGAAGGGGAGAGCAGCATCCACAGCACGGACAAACCGTACGTTTGTTCCACGTGTGGACTAGGGTTCCAGCAATCGGCCGACCTGGGAAGACACAAGTGTAACCGAAACAGGGAGAGGCCGtgtaaatgtggggactgtgggaaggggtaCAGTCACCCCTctgagctggaaattcatcggcgcagtcacaccggggagaggccgttcacctgctccgtgtgcgggAAGGGATTTGCGCAGTTTTGCCACCTACTGacccaccagcggattcacaccggggagaggccgtacacctgctccgactgtgggaagggattcactcagtcatccacgctGCTGaggcaccaacgggttcacacaggAGCAAAGCCCTTCCCCTGCTGcatgtgtgggaaggcattcacacagtcatcccacctgcagatacaCCGCCGtgtccacaccggggagaggccgttcacctgctccgtgtgcgagaagggattcactgagtcgtcACAACTGCTGAAACACGAACGCgtgcacaccggggagaggcccttcgcctgctccgagtgtgggaaggcattcactcggccctccaacctgctgacacacaagCGCgtgcacaccggggagaggccgttcacctgcccccaGTGCGAGAAAGAATTCGCTGACCCATCGGCACTGCTGAGTCACCGGCGtgtccacaccggggagaggccgttcacctgctccgagtgtgggaagggattcacgcagTCGTCCCACCTGCTGAGCCACaagcgggttcacaccggggagaggccgttcacctgctccgagtgtgggaagcgattcacgcAATCGTCAGCACTGCTGACCCACCAGCGAACCCATACCAAGGAGAAGCCCttcgcctgctccgagtgtgggaagggcttTAATCGATCATCCAACCtggtgagacaccagcgagttcacacgtga